Part of the Mauremys reevesii isolate NIE-2019 linkage group 4, ASM1616193v1, whole genome shotgun sequence genome is shown below.
AAAGTCCTTGAGTAAAACCTGTCTGCTTTGCCTGTACAGGGACTATTCCTCTGGGCCATTGAGTGAAAGGAGAAGATGCAGGAAACCCATGAGGTTACCACCACATTTATGACTGTATCTGAAGAGCTTGATGCCTGGTAACACGGAAATTTGCGGCTTACTCACTACTGACTAACCCGGCATTGCTAACTGCGTGGGTCCAAGGATGCCCAAACTTCACTGCGTTAAGGGTCACATTAGCAACGTGCCAGGAGTCTCAAGGCTCCTGTCTTGGCATATGTAGTCTGAGTGCATATCAAACACATGGGGCAATAATATTggtttcacagaatcataggaatgcagggctggagggagggaccttgagaagtcatcaagcccagtcccctgcacagaggcatgaccaagtaaacttagatcatccatgacaggtgtttatccagccttttcttaaaaacctcccttggaagcctgttccagagcttaacaacTCTTAtctttagaaagtttttcctaatatctaacctaggtCTCCCTTAttgtagattaagcccattacttctcgtcctaccttcaatggtcatggagaacaatttatcactgtCCTCTTCACAATAGcacttaatatatttgaagactgttatgagGTCCTCTTTCAGACTTtgtttctcaagactaaacatgcccagattttttaacctttcctcatagatcaggttttctaaacctttgatcatctttgtcacactcctctggactatctccagtttgtccccatctttcctaaagtgcagcACCCAGAataggacacaatactccagccggggcttcaccagtgccaagtgTAGAGcaagacaattacctcccatgtctcaTGTAAAATCCTTCTGATGGTACACCCCAGGATGGTCTTCGCCACTTCATCACacggttgactcatattcaacagGAGATGCACTAaaccccccagatccttttcagcagtgctaccacCTGGACAGTTGTTCCCCatggtgcatttgatttttcctccctaGGTGAAGTACTTTGTGCttgtctttcttgaatttcaCCTTGTCGATTTCAGACCAATGCTTCAATTgatcaaggttgttttgaattctaacctTGTCCTCCAAAGAGCCTGCAACCCCTCTCCTTTGTGCTCGTGTCTTCCCTGCTAGGGGGAATAGCAGCTGTTTGCTAGATTTCACTAGCAAAGAAACATTGTGGTTAGTCATCTGTGTCCTTGGCCTACTGTTGCAGAGGAGGATGGCTGCAGGCCACACTTTATAGGCTGTGCTCTGCCCCTCAGCTCACCCCTCCTGCATTAGCACAAGGACTACAGAGGATGAACTATGGTCTTGTGAtaaaagcactggactgggaatgaggagatCTGGGTTGAGTTCCTAGATCTGCCCACAGACTCTtcctaggtgaccttgggcaaggcacctaatctctctgtgcctcagttacctaTCTATGAAATGAGGATAGCAGCACTTCCTTGGTCTGCTTAGATTATaaacccctgggggcagggagtctcTTCCtcctgtgtatgtacagcacctagcacagtgtggccctgatctcagctggggtctgtagatactactgtaatgcaaaaaattaaaatgcacgAAATCTTGTTGTATTGATACCACAGCCTGGGGACCTACCTCCCAGCACCTCCACTTTCACCTTCTTTAAGGTCCTTGCTTCTCCTAAGAAGTCAGTCTTGCACTGGTACAGCCCTGCGTCCTGTTTCTGGAGTCTCTCCAGGGTGACCGTGAGGACCCCCGTGTGGATGTTGTCAGCAATGGAAGTGTTGCCATTCCACTTCTTCAGGAACTGGAGCCAGAAGCGGCGGGCGCTGACCACATGCTGGCACTCAGTCTTATTGACGTGTTTGCACCAGCTCTTCTCTCTCCACTTGTTCTCCTTGGGGCTGTAGGCGCAGCTGACGGTGATGGTCTCTCCTTCCATTCCATACACCACTGTGGTGTTCTctgccacacacagctctggggggagagaaaggaaaacCCGACTTCGGTCTCAATCGTcttctctctgacacacacacttcCCTTGTCTTCACGAGGACAACTTGGACCTGTAATTCCCCATCTCTGTTGGAGGTAGCAATGTGGTGTAGATcgatggctctcaacctttctagactGCCATAcgcctttcaggagtctgatttgtcttgcctagcccaagtttcacctcaattaaaaactacttgcttacagagtcagacataaaaatacagaagtgtcacaggaCACCAGTACTGAAAAATtcctgactttctcatttttaccatataattataaaataaaccaattggaatataaatgtgGTACTTACACTTCAGTGTATcgtacatagagcagtataagcaagtcattgtctgtatgatatgttagtttgtactgactttgctagtgcctgttgtaaaactaggcaaatatttagataagttggTGTATCCCCTGCaggacctctgcgtacccccaggggtacacgcacccctggttgagaaccactgttgtagaTGACAGGGCATCATCCAATCATTTATTACTGTCCTCTGCTCACCCTCCTTCCTCAGTCCCCAAAGTTTGGGCATGTTCAGATTCAGGATTTTGGTTCAGGCCTTCTCTATTCTTTACCTATTGACCCCCCACTGATGCGCCAGTCATCTGGGTTTTCctgtgggagagagaggagaggagatctTGTCTCCCCAGAAGAAGAATTTGTCTCCTGAAATGCCACAAAAGCCTTCCCCTTCCACACTTTCTTCCTTGTATGATGTTGAACATTACACGGCCTTGCTTGGACTCCAATCAGAGCTCATCAACACCTCACCTTGCCCGGTCAGATGGCTCGCTCCATAGTgatagagttcaaggccagaagtgaccacatATATTCCAGGCTGACCTCAGTGATGTGAGGCACTTTCATCCTCCAGGGGCTGATCACATTGCTGGGCTGAGGAGCAAGAAACTTCCAGAAATTGAACCTGGGCCTTTCCTTGGACACTGAGGAGGATTAAACCTACAGAGTCTGCTTGGCAGTTACACTAATGGCcccttgccctgctctggtggTATGCAAATGGAGGGCCCCTTTATGCTGCTAGAGTGGTGCAAATGGGTCTTGGTACAAAGGAATCAGATCCACAGGCACAAGCCAGTCTCCAGTTGTGTGGTTGGAGGGTTAATTCTTAGTCCTGTTACTGACCTTTTAACACCCGTGGTTTTGAGAAATCTCCTTTTGCTCTGTTTCCTGGGGTACTGCTAATTCTAGCCCTGCCGTATGAGCAGCTGATCTTTGACTATTTTCCTGTTTCTCTTGAGTTCCTTCTAATTTCTGTTTCTCTTCAAGCTGCAGAAGCAAAGGGACCACATTGTTTGAGATATTTATACTTTTAGAAGGAAGCTGTGTGTTATTTTGGGGAGTCTGTGTTTTAGGTGGAGGCTTTTCAGTCACTAAAGCAACTGCTGCAGAAGAATTCTAAGTAGAACTGAAGACGGAAATACGTTGGGAATGGATGTTATAAGGGCTTCGCAGAGCCGCCTGTACTGAGATGATTGAGAATGCCACCATGTTTGGGAAGATGCACCATCTTCTCTTATTTGTAAATATTCTGAGTAAATGTTAAGCTAAAAAAAAATAGGCATAAAGACGTATAGGTGTTCTGCAAGGATTGCATATACTGCTTTGCCAATGCACTTCAGTCCTGACCGGCAGCCCCCTGCTGTTGTAGTCTTGgggttccacccccaccccagtgcaccTCCGTTCTGACCCGAAGCAGTCCCTGCTATTTCACTCTTGGTCAGAGACTGCCAGTTTAGGGTTGATAATGTCCCATGCAAAACTCTGAGCCTTTATCTTTCAAAACAATTCTGCTGACAGATCGTATATTATCTGTGTTCCTCCTCCCTCGTTCTTTATTACTGAGGATGACACAGATGAGCCCAAGCCAGAATGTTGGTTGCAAACACTCCATCATTTTGGAAAGTCTGGCCACCTATCCAGATTTtgcagctgtggcccatgtgtaATGGAAGTAGAGTTGGTGCTTGTAAAACATGCATCTACTATGATGTATATTGCAAAAGCACCTACGAGCTCCCATGATGGAccagggccccatggtgctaggggctgtacaaacaaaacaaaaagatggttccttCCCAAAGAACTGACAATCTAAGCATAAGCCAAGAGACAAACAGGGTGGGACAGACAGATGGTAGGACTGCATGTGCCAAGCTAGAGAAGAGGAGGTTGAGAACCGGGATGAGAGTTCTAACTGCCTGGGTGGAAAGGGAAAGCTGTTCCTTACAAATGTTCATCTACTCCTGTGTCTTATTTCCCATGTGAAGTCCCCAAGAATGATGGTGAGCATGACATAAATGCCGCTAGATAGATGACAGTCATAATGGATAGACGCTCAGCTTCTCTCTGTCCATCTCCCAGGCAGAGAGGTTTTGAATGGGTGGATGTCATAGGAGAGTGAGGCGGAAGAACCGTGTTTCAGGTATCCTTCTCAAAGTAATGTGGTCCTGGGTTATTCCAGGGTGTTCCAGGAAGAGAAGGCCAGTCCAGGTTCCTCCCATGGGAGAGCTGGAATTTTTGTTTGTCAGGCTCCGtagaaagagaaaggaagaaactGACAAGATGGGCATGGGACTGGAGGAAGGATGGTATTGACATTAAGGCAGTGGAGTGGGACTCAGATAGGCTCTGGTTTTATTTCCAGAATTGCTACAAACTGTCCCCTTGTGAGCATTGGCAAGACATTTAACATTTCTGTGCCTTAATTGCCTATCTGTACAATGGGTTGTGAGGTGCTTAATTGCCTCCCGGAGgggttgtgaggtgctcagttgTGACGGAGGCCAgataagtacctagatagatttttttcccccctatattttttccattttgcctAGATGTATCAGATGATCTCCAGTGGTTAACTCAATATCCTCATACCTCGctctcccaccctctgcccccaactCCTCTCCCCAGGAATCTCTGGAGAGAAAGAATCCGAGTTCCCACATTTAGGGGTTGGTCCTCCGAGTGCCAATGGGGTGTCTGCTCTGTTAAGCCTTATTTGCTCCACTAGGACCTGTAGCTGCTGTAGTTTGCATGTAAAATAGTCACACAAACTGGATTTTGCAATCTCagttgctgagagtgcagttaAAGGAGCTTGTTATTTCTTCCAAGGTGTTTCCTGCTCTGACTCACAGGTTCCCTGACAGACCTCAGCCCACCACCCTGGAAGCAGCTGAGCGGTAGGATCTCCAACATCCTTTGGAAAAAATCAAGAGTAAAGAACACAAACCCTGGAAGGGAATGAAACCATGAATGCAGCCGCTGAAGAGCATGTAGTGTGTAGTGACTTTTTTTAGAGGAGCCCTtctcatcccccaccccaaactaCCTGCTCcttctacataagaacataagaacggccatattgagtcagaccaaaggtccatccagtccagtatcctgtttactgacagtggtcaatgccaggtgctccagagggagtgaacctaacaggtaatgatcaagtgatctctctcctgccatccatcaacACCCTCtaacaaatagaggctagggacaccagccTCCTCCTGCTTTCTATATTCTCTGTGGTTCACGTGTTCACTTGCTAAGAATGTTACCATGGCTCCATTTGACTCCATCTGCTGCTTCAAGACTATTTGTGGCTTCTTTGCCAGACATGTTCTGGGACTCACATGGGTCGGGAGGGAGGTGGGTGGATCATGGTACCAAAGTGGGTGGATCATGGTACCAAATCACTATACTTGCATATGATGGTCCCTTTGCACAGGTGCAATTATTGCACAGGGCACAAGACAGCAGAGAACCAGGCCCAGAGAATCTACATCTTTTCAGTCCAGTGCTGAGGATAATAATCTTGAGCTGGATCCTGCTGGGCGCAGAACACCTCCTGCAAAGTTTT
Proteins encoded:
- the LOC120405111 gene encoding triggering receptor expressed on myeloid cells 2-like isoform X2; translation: MEKLMHLILLVSLSELCVAENTTVVYGMEGETITVSCAYSPKENKWREKSWCKHVNKTECQHVVSARRFWLQFLKKWNGNTSIADNIHTGVLTVTLERLQKQDAGLYQCKTDFLGEARTLKKVKVEVLGGAMEEPKILHSISSLPEAHFNAFVCIITVLLVAKFLTAVLIFTIASRQRSGATREGSHSLNQHRRLPLAVQEN
- the LOC120405111 gene encoding triggering receptor expressed on myeloid cells 2-like isoform X1; protein product: MEKLMHLILLVSLSELCVAENTTVVYGMEGETITVSCAYSPKENKWREKSWCKHVNKTECQHVVSARRFWLQFLKKWNGNTSIADNIHTGVLTVTLERLQKQDAGLYQCKTDFLGEARTLKKVKVEVLGAGAMEEPKILHSISSLPEAHFNAFVCIITVLLVAKFLTAVLIFTIASRQRSGATREGSHSLNQHRRLPLAVQEN